In Citrus sinensis cultivar Valencia sweet orange chromosome 4, DVS_A1.0, whole genome shotgun sequence, one DNA window encodes the following:
- the LOC102611598 gene encoding uncharacterized protein LOC102611598 isoform X4, with the protein MYARRLKCKSQRWGSVFQPSKNSFGQDRLTDRACSQSFSHASALRNHSKDGSLIRRYFLGSIPSRGVVRSSLCSNRIQLCAFSSEADGRNASGNNRKPVDDGANFDKGEKGKTRREKVKEDAKNKDAHARLGEHEQKEWLNNEKAAIESKKRESPFLTRRERFKNEFSRRIVPWEKINISWDTFPYYINENTKSLLVECVGSHLKHKKFTATFGARLTSSSGRILLRSVPGTELYRERLIRALARELQVPLLVLDSSVLAPYDFADDSSDCESDNYEETSESEVEDENDASNEEEWTSSNEARTDGSDSEADMQATAEAALKKLVPFNLEELEKLSGELDSSSESSKSEAAEPSDTSKRLLKKGDRVKYIGPSVRIEADNRALSSGQRGEVYEVNGDRAAVILDISADNKGEGEKDDKVAEQPARPPVYWIDVKHIEHDLDTQAEDCYIAMEALCEVLHSTQPLIVYFPDSSLWLSRAVPRCNRKEFVRKVEEMFDQLSGPVVLICGQNKNETGPKEKEKFTMILPNFGRLAKLPLPLQRLTEGLKATKRSDDNEIYNLFTNVLSIHPPKEEDLLRTFNKQVEEDRRIVIYRSNLNELHKVLEDHELSCTDLLHVNTDGVILTKQRAEKVVGWAKNHYLSSCSFPSVKGQRLHLPRESLEIAILRLKEQETASRKPTQNLKNLAKDEYESNFVSAVVPPGEIGVRFDDIGALEDVKKALNELVILPMRRPDLFSRGNLLRPCKGILLFGPPGTGKTLLAKALATEAGANFISITGSTLTSKWFGDAEKLTKALFSFASKLAPVIIFVDEVDSLLGARGGAFEHEATRRMRNEFMSAWDGLRSKESQKILILGATNRPFDLDDAVIRRLPRRIYVDLPDAENRMKILRIFLAHESLESGFQFNELANATEGYSGSDLKNLCIAAAYRPVQELLEEERKRGKNDAAPVLRPLKLEDFIQSKAKVGPSVAYDAASMNELRKWNEQYGEGGSRRKSPFGF; encoded by the exons ATGTATGCTAGGAGATTAAAGTGTAAGAGTCAGAGATGGGGTTCCGTGTTTCAGCCatctaaaaattcttttgGGCAAGACAGGTTGACAGATCGTGCTTGTTCGCAATCTTTTAGCCATGCTTCTGCATTAAGAAACCACTCCAAGGATGGTAGTTTGATTAGAAGATATTTTTTAGGTTCAATCCCTTCGCGGGGAGTTGTGAGGTCTAGTTTGTGTTCGAATAGAATTCAGTTATGTGCCTTTAGCTCTGAAGCTGATGGAAGGAATGCAAGTGGGAATAATCGTAAGCCCGTTGATGATGGTGCTAACTTTGATAAGGGAGAGAAAGGAAAGACTCGAAGGGAAAAGGTTAAGGAAGATGCGAAGAACAAGGACGCACATGCTCGACTTGGAGAACATGAACAAAAAGAGTGGCTAAATAACGAAAAGGCCGCTATTGAGAGTAAAAAGAGAGAATCACCATTTTTGACTAGACGTGAGAggttcaaaaatgaattctcAAGGAGGATTGTTCCATGGGAGAAAATAAACATTTCTTGGGACACATTTCCGTACTACATTAA cgAAAATACCAAAAGTCTTTTGGTAGAATGTGTTGGTTCCCATTTGAAACACAAGAAGTTCACTGCTACGTTCGGTGCTCGTTTGACATCTTCAAGTGGTAGAATATTGCTTCGAAGTGTTCCAg GCACTGAGCTTTATCGAGAAAGATTAATCAGAGCACTTGCACGAGAGTTACAAGTCCCCCTGTTGGTGCTTGACAGTAGTGTTCTTGCTCCTTAT GATTTTGCTGATGATTCATCAGACTGTGAGTCTGATAATTATGAGGAAACTTCAGAGTCAGAAGTTGAAGATGAGAATGATGCTAGTAATGAAGAAGAATGGACAAGCAGTAATGAGGCGAGAACAGATGGTAGTGATAGTGAAGCTGATATGCAGGCTACTGCTGAGGCAGCACTCAAGAAGCTTGTTCCCTTCAACCTAGAAGAGTTAGAGAAG CTCTCTGGAGAACTTGACAGTTCTTCTGAGTCATCGAAGTCTGAGGCTGCTGAGCCTTCTGATACATCCAAACGGCTGCTAAAGAAGG GGGATCGAGTGAAGTACATTGGGCCTTCTGTACGCATTGAAGCTGATAATAG GGCTTTATCCAGTGGTCAACGTGGAGAGGTATATGAGGTGAATGGAGACCGAGCTGCTGTCATTTTGGATATTAGTGCTGACAATAAAGGTGAAGGAGAAAAGGATGACAAAGTGGCAGAGCAGCCTGCAAGACCACCAGTTTACTGGATAGATG TTAAGCACATTGAGCACGATCTTGATACACAGGCGGAGGATTGCTATATTGCAATGGAGGCATTGTGTGAG GTTTTGCATTCCACACAGCCTCTTATTGTCTATTTCCCAGACTCCTCTCTTTGGTTGTCCAGAGCAGTTCCCAGGTGTAATCGTAAGGAATTTGTCCGTAAGGTGGAGGAGATGTTTGATCAATTATCAGGTCCCGTAGTTTTAATTTGTGGGCAGAACAAAAATGAAACTGGACCgaaggaaaaagagaaattt ACGATGATACTCCCTAATTTTGGACGCCTTGCGAAGCTG cCACTGCCGCTGCAACGGCTTACCGAAGGACTCAAAGCAACAAAGAGATCTGATGATAACGAAATATATAACCTCTTCACTAATGTTTTATCTATACATCCTCCAAAG GAGGAAGATCTCCTTAGAACATTTAATAAACAGGTTGAGGAGGATAGGAGAATAGTGATATATAGGAGCAATTTGAATGAATTACACAAG GTTCTTGAGGACCATGAGCTGTCATGCACGGACTTGTTACATGTAAACACTGATGGTGTGATACTGACAAAGCAGA GAGCTGAGAAGGTTGTTGGCTGGGCAAAGAATCATTACTTGTCATCTTGCTCTTTTCCTTCCGTGAAAGGGCAGCGATTGCACCTGCCTCGTGAAAg CCTTGAAATTGCAATCTTGAGGTTGAAGGAGCAAGAAACTGCATCCCGAAAGCCGACCCAAAATTTAAAG AACCTTGCGAAGGATGAGTATGAAAGCAATTTTGTCTCAGCCGTTGTACCTCCTGGTGAAATTGGTGTGAGATTTGATGATATAGGTGCTCTTGAAGATGTGAAGAAGGCCTTAAATGAGCTTGTTATTCTTCCAATGAGAAGACCAGATCTCTTTTCTCGTGGAAATTTGTTAAGG CCGTGCAAAGGCATATTACTCTTTGGGCCTCCAGGAACTGGGAAGACCCTGCTTGCCAAGGCACTTGCAACAGAAGCGGGTGCAAACTTTATTAGCATTACAGGCTCCACTCTAACCTCAAAG TGGTTTGGTGATGCCGAAAAGCTTACCAAagctctcttctcttttgccAGCAAGTTGGCACCTGTCATAATATTTGTTGACGAG GTTGACAGCTTGCTTGGTGCTCGTGGTGGTGCTTTTGAACACGAGGCGACTAGAAGAATGAGAAATGAGTTCATGTCAGCATGGGATGGATTGAGGTCAAAAGAGAGCCAAAAAATTCTCATCCTTGGTGCTACAAATCGGCCATTTGATCTTGATGATGCTGTCATTCGTCGCTTACCAAGAAG GATATATGTGGACTTACCGGATGCTGAAAATCGTATGAAGATTCTTAGAATTTTTCTTGCTCATGAAAGTTTAGAATCTGGTTTCCAATTTAATGAACTTGCGAATGCGACTGAGGGATATTCTGGCAGTGATTTGAAG AACCTCTGTATTGCTGCAGCATATAGACCTGTCCAAGAACTTCTAGAGGAAGAAAGGAAG AGAGGCAAAAATGATGCAGCTCCAGTATTGAGGCCACTTAAATTGGAGGACTTTATTCAGTCAAAAGCCAAG GTTGGCCCTTCGGTTGCTTATGATGCTGCAAGCATGAATGAGTTGAGAAAATGGAATGAACAGTATGGAGAAGGGGGAAGCAGGAGAAAATCACCTTTCGGCTTTTGA
- the LOC102611598 gene encoding uncharacterized protein LOC102611598 isoform X2, which translates to MYARRLKCKSQRWGSVFQPSKNSFGQDRLTDRACSQSFSHASALRNHSKDGSLIRRYFLGSIPSRGVVRSSLCSNRIQLCAFSSEADGRNASGNNRKPVDDGANFDKGEKGKTRREKVKEDAKNKDAHARLGEHEQKEWLNNEKAAIESKKRESPFLTRRERFKNEFSRRIVPWEKINISWDTFPYYINENTKSLLVECVGSHLKHKKFTATFGARLTSSSGRILLRSVPGTELYRERLIRALARELQVPLLVLDSSVLAPYDFADDSSDCESDNYEETSESEVEDENDASNEEEWTSSNEARTDGSDSEADMQATAEAALKKLVPFNLEELEKLSGELDSSSESSKSEAAEPSDTSKRLLKKGDRVKYIGPSVRIEADNRIILGKIMTSDGPKNAYTIIPDRALSSGQRGEVYEVNGDRAAVILDISADNKGEGEKDDKVAEQPARPPVYWIDVKHIEHDLDTQAEDCYIAMEALCEVLHSTQPLIVYFPDSSLWLSRAVPRCNRKEFVRKVEEMFDQLSGPVVLICGQNKNETGPKEKEKFTMILPNFGRLAKLPLPLQRLTEGLKATKRSDDNEIYNLFTNVLSIHPPKEEDLLRTFNKQVEEDRRIVIYRSNLNELHKVLEDHELSCTDLLHVNTDGVILTKQRAEKVVGWAKNHYLSSCSFPSVKGQRLHLPRESLEIAILRLKEQETASRKPTQNLKNLAKDEYESNFVSAVVPPGEIGVRFDDIGALEDVKKALNELVILPMRRPDLFSRGNLLRPCKGILLFGPPGTGKTLLAKALATEAGANFISITGSTLTSKWFGDAEKLTKALFSFASKLAPVIIFVDEVDSLLGARGGAFEHEATRRMRNEFMSAWDGLRSKESQKILILGATNRPFDLDDAVIRRLPRRIYVDLPDAENRMKILRIFLAHESLESGFQFNELANATEGYSGSDLKNLCIAAAYRPVQELLEEERKRGKNDAAPVLRPLKLEDFIQSKAKVGPSVAYDAASMNELRKWNEQYGEGGSRRKSPFGF; encoded by the exons ATGTATGCTAGGAGATTAAAGTGTAAGAGTCAGAGATGGGGTTCCGTGTTTCAGCCatctaaaaattcttttgGGCAAGACAGGTTGACAGATCGTGCTTGTTCGCAATCTTTTAGCCATGCTTCTGCATTAAGAAACCACTCCAAGGATGGTAGTTTGATTAGAAGATATTTTTTAGGTTCAATCCCTTCGCGGGGAGTTGTGAGGTCTAGTTTGTGTTCGAATAGAATTCAGTTATGTGCCTTTAGCTCTGAAGCTGATGGAAGGAATGCAAGTGGGAATAATCGTAAGCCCGTTGATGATGGTGCTAACTTTGATAAGGGAGAGAAAGGAAAGACTCGAAGGGAAAAGGTTAAGGAAGATGCGAAGAACAAGGACGCACATGCTCGACTTGGAGAACATGAACAAAAAGAGTGGCTAAATAACGAAAAGGCCGCTATTGAGAGTAAAAAGAGAGAATCACCATTTTTGACTAGACGTGAGAggttcaaaaatgaattctcAAGGAGGATTGTTCCATGGGAGAAAATAAACATTTCTTGGGACACATTTCCGTACTACATTAA cgAAAATACCAAAAGTCTTTTGGTAGAATGTGTTGGTTCCCATTTGAAACACAAGAAGTTCACTGCTACGTTCGGTGCTCGTTTGACATCTTCAAGTGGTAGAATATTGCTTCGAAGTGTTCCAg GCACTGAGCTTTATCGAGAAAGATTAATCAGAGCACTTGCACGAGAGTTACAAGTCCCCCTGTTGGTGCTTGACAGTAGTGTTCTTGCTCCTTAT GATTTTGCTGATGATTCATCAGACTGTGAGTCTGATAATTATGAGGAAACTTCAGAGTCAGAAGTTGAAGATGAGAATGATGCTAGTAATGAAGAAGAATGGACAAGCAGTAATGAGGCGAGAACAGATGGTAGTGATAGTGAAGCTGATATGCAGGCTACTGCTGAGGCAGCACTCAAGAAGCTTGTTCCCTTCAACCTAGAAGAGTTAGAGAAG CTCTCTGGAGAACTTGACAGTTCTTCTGAGTCATCGAAGTCTGAGGCTGCTGAGCCTTCTGATACATCCAAACGGCTGCTAAAGAAGG GGGATCGAGTGAAGTACATTGGGCCTTCTGTACGCATTGAAGCTGATAATAG GATCATTTTGGGGAAGATAATGACATCTGATGGTCCGAAAAATGCTTATACCATTATTCCTGACAG GGCTTTATCCAGTGGTCAACGTGGAGAGGTATATGAGGTGAATGGAGACCGAGCTGCTGTCATTTTGGATATTAGTGCTGACAATAAAGGTGAAGGAGAAAAGGATGACAAAGTGGCAGAGCAGCCTGCAAGACCACCAGTTTACTGGATAGATG TTAAGCACATTGAGCACGATCTTGATACACAGGCGGAGGATTGCTATATTGCAATGGAGGCATTGTGTGAG GTTTTGCATTCCACACAGCCTCTTATTGTCTATTTCCCAGACTCCTCTCTTTGGTTGTCCAGAGCAGTTCCCAGGTGTAATCGTAAGGAATTTGTCCGTAAGGTGGAGGAGATGTTTGATCAATTATCAGGTCCCGTAGTTTTAATTTGTGGGCAGAACAAAAATGAAACTGGACCgaaggaaaaagagaaattt ACGATGATACTCCCTAATTTTGGACGCCTTGCGAAGCTG cCACTGCCGCTGCAACGGCTTACCGAAGGACTCAAAGCAACAAAGAGATCTGATGATAACGAAATATATAACCTCTTCACTAATGTTTTATCTATACATCCTCCAAAG GAGGAAGATCTCCTTAGAACATTTAATAAACAGGTTGAGGAGGATAGGAGAATAGTGATATATAGGAGCAATTTGAATGAATTACACAAG GTTCTTGAGGACCATGAGCTGTCATGCACGGACTTGTTACATGTAAACACTGATGGTGTGATACTGACAAAGCAGA GAGCTGAGAAGGTTGTTGGCTGGGCAAAGAATCATTACTTGTCATCTTGCTCTTTTCCTTCCGTGAAAGGGCAGCGATTGCACCTGCCTCGTGAAAg CCTTGAAATTGCAATCTTGAGGTTGAAGGAGCAAGAAACTGCATCCCGAAAGCCGACCCAAAATTTAAAG AACCTTGCGAAGGATGAGTATGAAAGCAATTTTGTCTCAGCCGTTGTACCTCCTGGTGAAATTGGTGTGAGATTTGATGATATAGGTGCTCTTGAAGATGTGAAGAAGGCCTTAAATGAGCTTGTTATTCTTCCAATGAGAAGACCAGATCTCTTTTCTCGTGGAAATTTGTTAAGG CCGTGCAAAGGCATATTACTCTTTGGGCCTCCAGGAACTGGGAAGACCCTGCTTGCCAAGGCACTTGCAACAGAAGCGGGTGCAAACTTTATTAGCATTACAGGCTCCACTCTAACCTCAAAG TGGTTTGGTGATGCCGAAAAGCTTACCAAagctctcttctcttttgccAGCAAGTTGGCACCTGTCATAATATTTGTTGACGAG GTTGACAGCTTGCTTGGTGCTCGTGGTGGTGCTTTTGAACACGAGGCGACTAGAAGAATGAGAAATGAGTTCATGTCAGCATGGGATGGATTGAGGTCAAAAGAGAGCCAAAAAATTCTCATCCTTGGTGCTACAAATCGGCCATTTGATCTTGATGATGCTGTCATTCGTCGCTTACCAAGAAG GATATATGTGGACTTACCGGATGCTGAAAATCGTATGAAGATTCTTAGAATTTTTCTTGCTCATGAAAGTTTAGAATCTGGTTTCCAATTTAATGAACTTGCGAATGCGACTGAGGGATATTCTGGCAGTGATTTGAAG AACCTCTGTATTGCTGCAGCATATAGACCTGTCCAAGAACTTCTAGAGGAAGAAAGGAAG AGAGGCAAAAATGATGCAGCTCCAGTATTGAGGCCACTTAAATTGGAGGACTTTATTCAGTCAAAAGCCAAG GTTGGCCCTTCGGTTGCTTATGATGCTGCAAGCATGAATGAGTTGAGAAAATGGAATGAACAGTATGGAGAAGGGGGAAGCAGGAGAAAATCACCTTTCGGCTTTTGA
- the LOC102611598 gene encoding uncharacterized protein LOC102611598 isoform X1 produces MYARRLKCKSQRWGSVFQPSKNSFGQDRLTDRACSQSFSHASALRNHSKDGSLIRRYFLGSIPSRGVVRSSLCSNRIQLCAFSSEADGRNASGNNRKPVDDGANFDKGEKGKTRREKVKEDAKNKDAHARLGEHEQKEWLNNEKAAIESKKRESPFLTRRERFKNEFSRRIVPWEKINISWDTFPYYINENTKSLLVECVGSHLKHKKFTATFGARLTSSSGRILLRSVPGTELYRERLIRALARELQVPLLVLDSSVLAPYDFADDSSDCESDNYEETSESEVEDENDASNEEEWTSSNEARTDGSDSEADMQATAEAALKKLVPFNLEELEKKLSGELDSSSESSKSEAAEPSDTSKRLLKKGDRVKYIGPSVRIEADNRIILGKIMTSDGPKNAYTIIPDRALSSGQRGEVYEVNGDRAAVILDISADNKGEGEKDDKVAEQPARPPVYWIDVKHIEHDLDTQAEDCYIAMEALCEVLHSTQPLIVYFPDSSLWLSRAVPRCNRKEFVRKVEEMFDQLSGPVVLICGQNKNETGPKEKEKFTMILPNFGRLAKLPLPLQRLTEGLKATKRSDDNEIYNLFTNVLSIHPPKEEDLLRTFNKQVEEDRRIVIYRSNLNELHKVLEDHELSCTDLLHVNTDGVILTKQRAEKVVGWAKNHYLSSCSFPSVKGQRLHLPRESLEIAILRLKEQETASRKPTQNLKNLAKDEYESNFVSAVVPPGEIGVRFDDIGALEDVKKALNELVILPMRRPDLFSRGNLLRPCKGILLFGPPGTGKTLLAKALATEAGANFISITGSTLTSKWFGDAEKLTKALFSFASKLAPVIIFVDEVDSLLGARGGAFEHEATRRMRNEFMSAWDGLRSKESQKILILGATNRPFDLDDAVIRRLPRRIYVDLPDAENRMKILRIFLAHESLESGFQFNELANATEGYSGSDLKNLCIAAAYRPVQELLEEERKRGKNDAAPVLRPLKLEDFIQSKAKVGPSVAYDAASMNELRKWNEQYGEGGSRRKSPFGF; encoded by the exons ATGTATGCTAGGAGATTAAAGTGTAAGAGTCAGAGATGGGGTTCCGTGTTTCAGCCatctaaaaattcttttgGGCAAGACAGGTTGACAGATCGTGCTTGTTCGCAATCTTTTAGCCATGCTTCTGCATTAAGAAACCACTCCAAGGATGGTAGTTTGATTAGAAGATATTTTTTAGGTTCAATCCCTTCGCGGGGAGTTGTGAGGTCTAGTTTGTGTTCGAATAGAATTCAGTTATGTGCCTTTAGCTCTGAAGCTGATGGAAGGAATGCAAGTGGGAATAATCGTAAGCCCGTTGATGATGGTGCTAACTTTGATAAGGGAGAGAAAGGAAAGACTCGAAGGGAAAAGGTTAAGGAAGATGCGAAGAACAAGGACGCACATGCTCGACTTGGAGAACATGAACAAAAAGAGTGGCTAAATAACGAAAAGGCCGCTATTGAGAGTAAAAAGAGAGAATCACCATTTTTGACTAGACGTGAGAggttcaaaaatgaattctcAAGGAGGATTGTTCCATGGGAGAAAATAAACATTTCTTGGGACACATTTCCGTACTACATTAA cgAAAATACCAAAAGTCTTTTGGTAGAATGTGTTGGTTCCCATTTGAAACACAAGAAGTTCACTGCTACGTTCGGTGCTCGTTTGACATCTTCAAGTGGTAGAATATTGCTTCGAAGTGTTCCAg GCACTGAGCTTTATCGAGAAAGATTAATCAGAGCACTTGCACGAGAGTTACAAGTCCCCCTGTTGGTGCTTGACAGTAGTGTTCTTGCTCCTTAT GATTTTGCTGATGATTCATCAGACTGTGAGTCTGATAATTATGAGGAAACTTCAGAGTCAGAAGTTGAAGATGAGAATGATGCTAGTAATGAAGAAGAATGGACAAGCAGTAATGAGGCGAGAACAGATGGTAGTGATAGTGAAGCTGATATGCAGGCTACTGCTGAGGCAGCACTCAAGAAGCTTGTTCCCTTCAACCTAGAAGAGTTAGAGAAG AAGCTCTCTGGAGAACTTGACAGTTCTTCTGAGTCATCGAAGTCTGAGGCTGCTGAGCCTTCTGATACATCCAAACGGCTGCTAAAGAAGG GGGATCGAGTGAAGTACATTGGGCCTTCTGTACGCATTGAAGCTGATAATAG GATCATTTTGGGGAAGATAATGACATCTGATGGTCCGAAAAATGCTTATACCATTATTCCTGACAG GGCTTTATCCAGTGGTCAACGTGGAGAGGTATATGAGGTGAATGGAGACCGAGCTGCTGTCATTTTGGATATTAGTGCTGACAATAAAGGTGAAGGAGAAAAGGATGACAAAGTGGCAGAGCAGCCTGCAAGACCACCAGTTTACTGGATAGATG TTAAGCACATTGAGCACGATCTTGATACACAGGCGGAGGATTGCTATATTGCAATGGAGGCATTGTGTGAG GTTTTGCATTCCACACAGCCTCTTATTGTCTATTTCCCAGACTCCTCTCTTTGGTTGTCCAGAGCAGTTCCCAGGTGTAATCGTAAGGAATTTGTCCGTAAGGTGGAGGAGATGTTTGATCAATTATCAGGTCCCGTAGTTTTAATTTGTGGGCAGAACAAAAATGAAACTGGACCgaaggaaaaagagaaattt ACGATGATACTCCCTAATTTTGGACGCCTTGCGAAGCTG cCACTGCCGCTGCAACGGCTTACCGAAGGACTCAAAGCAACAAAGAGATCTGATGATAACGAAATATATAACCTCTTCACTAATGTTTTATCTATACATCCTCCAAAG GAGGAAGATCTCCTTAGAACATTTAATAAACAGGTTGAGGAGGATAGGAGAATAGTGATATATAGGAGCAATTTGAATGAATTACACAAG GTTCTTGAGGACCATGAGCTGTCATGCACGGACTTGTTACATGTAAACACTGATGGTGTGATACTGACAAAGCAGA GAGCTGAGAAGGTTGTTGGCTGGGCAAAGAATCATTACTTGTCATCTTGCTCTTTTCCTTCCGTGAAAGGGCAGCGATTGCACCTGCCTCGTGAAAg CCTTGAAATTGCAATCTTGAGGTTGAAGGAGCAAGAAACTGCATCCCGAAAGCCGACCCAAAATTTAAAG AACCTTGCGAAGGATGAGTATGAAAGCAATTTTGTCTCAGCCGTTGTACCTCCTGGTGAAATTGGTGTGAGATTTGATGATATAGGTGCTCTTGAAGATGTGAAGAAGGCCTTAAATGAGCTTGTTATTCTTCCAATGAGAAGACCAGATCTCTTTTCTCGTGGAAATTTGTTAAGG CCGTGCAAAGGCATATTACTCTTTGGGCCTCCAGGAACTGGGAAGACCCTGCTTGCCAAGGCACTTGCAACAGAAGCGGGTGCAAACTTTATTAGCATTACAGGCTCCACTCTAACCTCAAAG TGGTTTGGTGATGCCGAAAAGCTTACCAAagctctcttctcttttgccAGCAAGTTGGCACCTGTCATAATATTTGTTGACGAG GTTGACAGCTTGCTTGGTGCTCGTGGTGGTGCTTTTGAACACGAGGCGACTAGAAGAATGAGAAATGAGTTCATGTCAGCATGGGATGGATTGAGGTCAAAAGAGAGCCAAAAAATTCTCATCCTTGGTGCTACAAATCGGCCATTTGATCTTGATGATGCTGTCATTCGTCGCTTACCAAGAAG GATATATGTGGACTTACCGGATGCTGAAAATCGTATGAAGATTCTTAGAATTTTTCTTGCTCATGAAAGTTTAGAATCTGGTTTCCAATTTAATGAACTTGCGAATGCGACTGAGGGATATTCTGGCAGTGATTTGAAG AACCTCTGTATTGCTGCAGCATATAGACCTGTCCAAGAACTTCTAGAGGAAGAAAGGAAG AGAGGCAAAAATGATGCAGCTCCAGTATTGAGGCCACTTAAATTGGAGGACTTTATTCAGTCAAAAGCCAAG GTTGGCCCTTCGGTTGCTTATGATGCTGCAAGCATGAATGAGTTGAGAAAATGGAATGAACAGTATGGAGAAGGGGGAAGCAGGAGAAAATCACCTTTCGGCTTTTGA